In Kogia breviceps isolate mKogBre1 chromosome 7, mKogBre1 haplotype 1, whole genome shotgun sequence, a single window of DNA contains:
- the RPS25 gene encoding small ribosomal subunit protein eS25, with product MPPKDDKKKKDAGKSAKKDKDPVNKSGGKAKKKKWSKGKVRDKLNNLVLFDKATYDKLCKEVPNYKLITPAVVSERLKIRGSLARAALQELLSKGLIKLVSKHRAQVIYTRNTKGGDAPAAGEDA from the exons ATG CCGCCTAAGGAtgacaagaagaagaaagatgcCGGAAAGTCGGCCAAGAAAGACAAAGACCCAGTGAACAAATCTGGGGGCAAGGCCAAAAAGAAG AAGTGGTCCAAAGGCAAGGTTCGGGACAAGCTCAATAACCTAGTCTTGTTTGACAAAGCAACGTATGACAAACTCTGTAAAGAAGTTCCCAATTATAAGCTTATAACTCCAGCTGTCGTCTCTGAGAGACTGAAGATTCGTGGCTCCCTGGCCAGGGCAGCCCTGCAGGAGCTGCTTAGTAAAG GACTTATTAAACTGGTTTCAAAGCACAGAGCTCAAGTAATTTACACCAGAAATACCAAGGGTGGAGATGCTCCAGCTGCTGGTGAAGATGCATGA
- the TRAPPC4 gene encoding trafficking protein particle complex subunit 4 isoform X2, protein MAIFSVFVVNKAGGLIYQLDSYAPRAEAEKTFSYPLDLLLKLHDERVLVAFGQRDGIRVGHAVLAINGVDVSGKYTADGKEVLEYLGNPANYPVSIRFGRPRLTSNEKLMLASMFHSLFAIGSQLSPEQGSSGIEMLETDTFKLHCFQTLTGIKFVVLADPRQAGIDSLLRKIYEIYSDFALKNPFYSLEMPIRCELFDQNLKLALEVAEKAGTFGPGS, encoded by the exons ATGGCGATTTTCAGTGTGTTTGTggtgaacaaagctggaggcctcATTTACCAGTTGGACAGCTACGCGCCACGAGCCGAGGCTGAGAAAACTTTCAGTTACCCGCTTGATCTGCTGCTCAAACTGCATGACGAGCGTGTGCTGGTTGCCTTCGGCCAGCGCGACGGCATCCGGG TGGGCCACGCAGTGCTGGCCATCAATGGTGTGGATGTGAGCGGCAAGTACACGGCCGATGGGAAAGAGGTGCTGGAGTACCTGGGCAACCCTGCTAACTACCCGGTGTCCATTCGATTCGGCCGGCCTCGCCTCACCTCGAATGAGAAGCTCATGCTGGCCTCCATGTTCCACTC GCTGTTCGCAATCGGCTCCCAGCTGTCTCCTGAACAGGGCAGCTCAGGCATTGAGATGCTGGAGACAGACACATTCAAACTGCACTGCTTCCAGACCTTGACAG GGATAAAGTTTGTGGTGCTGGCGGATCCTAGGCAGGCTGGGATAGATTCTCTTCTCCGAAAGATTTATGAGATTTACTCAGACTTTGCCCTGAAGAATCCATTTTACTCCCTGGAAATGCCCATCAG GTGTGAGCTGTTTGACCAGAACCTGAAGTTAGCCCTGGAGGTGGCAGAGAAGGCTGGAACTTTTGGACCTGGGTCTTAG
- the TRAPPC4 gene encoding trafficking protein particle complex subunit 4 isoform X1, which translates to MAIFSVFVVNKAGGLIYQLDSYAPRAEAEKTFSYPLDLLLKLHDERVLVAFGQRDGIRVGHAVLAINGVDVSGKYTADGKEVLEYLGNPANYPVSIRFGRPRLTSNEKLMLASMFHSLFAIGSQLSPEQGSSGIEMLETDTFKLHCFQTLTGIKFVVLADPRQAGIDSLLRKIYEIYSDFALKNPFYSLEMPIRYVVPLARFRSKLPCSPSLCAFPQCHFEV; encoded by the exons ATGGCGATTTTCAGTGTGTTTGTggtgaacaaagctggaggcctcATTTACCAGTTGGACAGCTACGCGCCACGAGCCGAGGCTGAGAAAACTTTCAGTTACCCGCTTGATCTGCTGCTCAAACTGCATGACGAGCGTGTGCTGGTTGCCTTCGGCCAGCGCGACGGCATCCGGG TGGGCCACGCAGTGCTGGCCATCAATGGTGTGGATGTGAGCGGCAAGTACACGGCCGATGGGAAAGAGGTGCTGGAGTACCTGGGCAACCCTGCTAACTACCCGGTGTCCATTCGATTCGGCCGGCCTCGCCTCACCTCGAATGAGAAGCTCATGCTGGCCTCCATGTTCCACTC GCTGTTCGCAATCGGCTCCCAGCTGTCTCCTGAACAGGGCAGCTCAGGCATTGAGATGCTGGAGACAGACACATTCAAACTGCACTGCTTCCAGACCTTGACAG GGATAAAGTTTGTGGTGCTGGCGGATCCTAGGCAGGCTGGGATAGATTCTCTTCTCCGAAAGATTTATGAGATTTACTCAGACTTTGCCCTGAAGAATCCATTTTACTCCCTGGAAATGCCCATCAGGTATGTGGTCCCACTTGCCAGATTCAGGTCAAAGCTTCCttgttccccctccctgtgtgctTTTCCCCAATGTCATTTTGAAGTGTaa